The Porites lutea chromosome 4, jaPorLute2.1, whole genome shotgun sequence genome contains a region encoding:
- the LOC140934351 gene encoding uncharacterized protein produces the protein MRNIITTLAVIPVPPLSEKDDITLLKNNNSERKATEEIFPKCRRKFEYLSAGIYAKDSGIVQYYPEHCRLCDACCQDEEWEPEFVRSISEGKICRGVLVEKLAPEQELCRDKVAAALANNEELDKVVSKLKEKVVDLERKYEKREERLFSFKNIASNDSLLAFYTGFPNYQTMMVLYDFLDPGEQGENINYWLSGKDVDSPPKSVKQGRPRTLKPVDEFFLTFCRLRQGFDELHLGQLFNISQPTVSRIFISWINFLYLKLGHINIWPSRELVNETMPEDFKAKYPTTRVIIDCTGVRCEMPSSLLLNSELFSSYTHNTTLKALVGISPKGFFTFIGHLYTGSITDREIVERSGFLNLPFSKGDTVMADKGFTIDDILPLGVSLNIPPFLGMSDQMSAKM, from the exons ATGAGGAACATTATCACAACCTTGGCTGTGATCCCAGTCCCGCCTTTGAGTGAGAAAGATGATATTACACTacttaaaaacaataacagtGAAAGAAAAGCAACAGAGGAAATTTTTCCCAAGTGCAGAAGGAAGTTTGAGTACCTATCGGCTGGAATTTACGCCAAGGACAGTGGCATAGTGCAGTATTATCCAGAACACTGTCGACTATGTGATGCATGCTGTCAAGATGAAGAGTG GGAACCTGAGTTTGTTCGAAGCATTTCAGAGGGGAAGATTTGCAGAGGAGTCTTAGTGGAAAAGTTAGCCCCAGAACAGGAGCTGTGCCGA GACAAAGTTGCCGCAGCTCTCGCGAATAATGAAGAATTGGATAAAGTGGTTTCAAAACTTAAAGAGAAAGTTGTGGATCTTGAGCGGAAATATGAGAAACGTGAGGAGCGgttgttttcctttaaaaacatCGCCTCAAATGACTCACTGTTAGCATTTTACACCGGATTTCCAAACTACCAAACAATGATGGTGCTGTACGACTTTTTGGATCCTGGTGAGCAGGGTGAGAACATCAACTATTGGCTGTCTGGAAAAGATGTGGATAGCCCCCCCAAGTCTGTGAAACAAGGAAGACCAAGGACCTTAAAACCAGTGGATGagttttttctcactttttgtAGGCTGAGGCAAGGTTTTGATGAGTTGCATTTAGGCCAATTATTTAACATTTCTCAGCCAACTGTTAGTCGGATCTTTATCTCCTGGATaaattttttgtatttaaaactcGGCCATATTAACATCTGGCCATCCAGAGAACTAGTTAATGAGACGATGCCTGAAGATTTTAAGGCAAAGTATCCTACTACAAGGGTAATCATTGACTGTACAGGGGTGCGCTGTGAAATGCCCAGCAGCCTCCTTTTAAATAGTGAGCTCTTTAGTTCATATACGCACAACACCACTTTAAAGGCATTAGTGGGAATTTCACCGAAAGGGTTTTTCACATTTATTGGGCACCTGTATACTGGCAGCATAACCGACAGGGAAATTGTAGAGCGAAGTGgcttcttgaaccttccctttTCGAAAGGAGACACTGTAATGGCTGACAAGGGCTTCACCATTGATGATATTCTTCCCCTAGGAGTCTCCTTAAACATACCCCCTTTCTTGGGAATGTCTGATCAGATGTCAGCCAAGATGTGA